Proteins co-encoded in one Actinomadura luteofluorescens genomic window:
- a CDS encoding ArsR/SmtB family transcription factor translates to MEEQAAMAEPVTSQSMSLEGPVGGAATRSPGGGCDGTPAAPLGAGAHEFLKALASEQRQQMLELFAGGIELSVGAVAERLGVGQSNASQQLALLRRGGLLTSRRDGKQVLYRIDSAAIDRSLTELRDYLNTCCPPAD, encoded by the coding sequence ATGGAGGAGCAAGCAGCGATGGCCGAGCCGGTGACCAGCCAGTCGATGTCGTTGGAAGGGCCGGTTGGCGGGGCGGCCACCCGGTCTCCCGGCGGAGGCTGCGATGGGACGCCGGCGGCTCCTCTCGGCGCCGGAGCACACGAGTTCCTCAAGGCGCTGGCCAGCGAGCAGCGGCAGCAGATGCTCGAACTGTTCGCCGGCGGCATCGAACTCAGCGTCGGCGCCGTCGCCGAGCGCCTGGGCGTCGGCCAGTCCAACGCCTCGCAGCAACTCGCGCTGCTGCGCCGGGGCGGCCTGCTCACCTCACGCAGGGACGGCAAGCAGGTCCTCTACCGCATCGATTCGGCCGCGATCGACCGGTCGCTCACCGAACTGCGCGACTACCTGAACACCTGCTGCCCGCCCGCGGACTGA
- the arsM gene encoding arsenite methyltransferase codes for MIEPDDTDMAAPSGAEDDGQARDQVRDHYAAVARAVTVQTGGCCSNSPQGDDCCTAPTGLDEQGFGATRYTEHDRSHLPTEVLAASLGCGNPLKVAELADGDTVLDLGSGGGIDVLLSARRVGPGGKAYGLDMTEEMLELARRNALEAGAANVEFLKGHMEEIPLPDDHVDVVISNCVVNLSTDKPAVFAETYRVLRPGGRIGISDVVAENHLTPDDRVARGGHAACIAGALTFAEYRDHLSAAGFIDVTITPAQQLTDGTHSAMVQATKPET; via the coding sequence ATGATCGAGCCAGACGACACCGACATGGCCGCTCCGTCCGGAGCAGAGGACGACGGCCAGGCGCGTGACCAGGTCCGAGACCACTACGCCGCCGTCGCCCGAGCGGTCACCGTCCAAACCGGCGGCTGCTGCTCCAACTCGCCCCAGGGCGACGACTGCTGCACCGCCCCCACCGGACTGGACGAACAAGGGTTCGGGGCCACCCGATACACCGAACACGACCGCTCACATCTGCCCACCGAAGTGCTGGCCGCAAGCCTCGGTTGCGGAAATCCGCTGAAGGTCGCCGAACTGGCAGACGGCGACACCGTCCTGGACCTGGGGTCGGGCGGCGGAATCGACGTCCTGCTGTCGGCCCGCCGCGTCGGTCCCGGCGGCAAGGCCTACGGCCTGGACATGACCGAGGAGATGCTCGAACTGGCCAGGCGCAACGCGCTCGAGGCCGGCGCCGCCAATGTGGAATTCCTCAAAGGCCACATGGAGGAGATACCGCTCCCCGACGACCACGTCGATGTGGTCATCTCCAACTGCGTGGTGAATCTGTCCACCGACAAGCCCGCGGTCTTCGCCGAAACCTATCGGGTCCTGAGGCCTGGCGGCCGGATCGGCATCAGCGACGTCGTCGCCGAGAACCACCTGACTCCCGACGACCGTGTCGCGCGCGGCGGCCACGCCGCCTGCATCGCCGGAGCCCTCACCTTCGCCGAGTACCGCGACCACCTGAGCGCCGCCGGCTTCATCGATGTCACCATCACCCCTGCACAGCAACTCACCGACGGAACGCACTCGGCGATGGTCCAAGCCACCAAACCTGAGACTTGA
- a CDS encoding MBL fold metallo-hydrolase, with protein MRLISSGRHHATFAFGDLQVVSLRDGYIDMPPTRLRDEEGRPLDELPAAVPLADDNLRLSVNAFFVTDGTRSVLIDTGASDVWHDPTMGLIYDALDEAGIDRAQVTDVAITHKHEDHVSGLIAPNGSEAFTALERVWIGAGDASVFTGRLEPIRDRVVPVSETVAINEWATAVPAPGHTPGHTVYDIRSSTGHLLVWGDTVHVPTLQFEQPNVSWELDGDQSQARAARGALLDQLARPHHYVAGAHLDSPGIARVTPSGDGYALEYLAPPIG; from the coding sequence ATGCGTTTGATCTCGAGTGGCCGGCACCACGCCACCTTCGCATTCGGCGACCTGCAGGTGGTCTCGTTGCGAGACGGGTACATCGACATGCCACCGACACGGCTCCGCGACGAGGAGGGGCGCCCGCTCGACGAGCTGCCGGCCGCCGTCCCTCTGGCCGACGACAACCTGCGGCTGTCGGTCAACGCCTTCTTCGTCACCGACGGCACGCGCTCGGTTCTCATCGACACCGGTGCGTCCGACGTCTGGCACGACCCCACCATGGGATTGATCTACGACGCGCTCGACGAAGCGGGAATCGATCGTGCGCAGGTCACCGACGTGGCCATCACCCACAAGCACGAAGACCATGTGAGCGGCCTGATCGCGCCGAACGGCTCGGAGGCCTTCACCGCACTCGAGCGTGTATGGATCGGCGCGGGCGACGCCTCGGTGTTCACGGGGCGGCTCGAGCCGATCCGTGACAGGGTCGTGCCCGTGTCGGAGACGGTCGCGATCAACGAATGGGCCACCGCGGTCCCGGCACCGGGCCACACACCCGGTCACACCGTCTACGACATCAGGAGCAGCACCGGTCACCTTCTTGTCTGGGGTGACACCGTTCACGTTCCCACGCTCCAATTCGAGCAGCCGAACGTGTCCTGGGAGCTCGACGGCGACCAGTCCCAGGCCCGCGCCGCGCGAGGGGCGCTCCTCGATCAACTGGCCCGACCACACCACTACGTAGCCGGCGCCCACCTCGACTCCCCCGGCATCGCCCGCGTAACCCCCTCCGGCGACGGTTATGCGCTGGAATACCTCGCACCACCGATCGGCTGA
- a CDS encoding helix-turn-helix domain-containing protein, producing MVERDRDAAESQHGDDLAGAFGGNVRRRREEAGLTLEQLSAQSSVSRAMLSKVERGEKSPTIGVASRIAHALDASLSDLIGAPTAAVSGVAIALRKQDRPVFRDPETGFERHMVSAAPGAGGAEVIVHYLPAQVSTGLLPAYPPGTEKQLVVLEGTLTVAIGGISETLNTGDSLFVQADTEHGFANRTNAPCEYIMVISRRT from the coding sequence GTGGTCGAGCGGGACAGAGACGCGGCCGAGTCACAGCACGGTGATGACCTGGCCGGCGCGTTCGGCGGTAACGTGCGGCGCCGTCGCGAGGAGGCGGGCCTGACGCTGGAGCAGTTGTCCGCACAGTCGTCGGTCAGCCGGGCAATGTTGTCCAAGGTCGAGCGCGGTGAGAAGAGCCCGACGATCGGCGTGGCGTCCAGGATCGCCCACGCGCTCGACGCGTCGCTGTCGGACCTGATCGGTGCACCGACCGCTGCCGTGTCAGGTGTGGCCATCGCCTTGCGCAAGCAGGACCGTCCCGTTTTCCGTGACCCGGAGACCGGCTTCGAGCGGCACATGGTGTCGGCGGCCCCGGGCGCGGGAGGAGCCGAGGTGATCGTCCACTATCTTCCGGCGCAGGTCTCGACCGGGCTGCTGCCCGCGTATCCGCCCGGTACGGAGAAACAGCTCGTGGTGCTCGAAGGCACCCTGACCGTTGCGATCGGCGGGATCAGCGAGACCCTGAACACGGGCGACTCCCTGTTCGTCCAAGCGGACACAGAGCACGGCTTCGCCAACCGAACGAACGCGCCCTGCGAATACATCATGGTCATCTCGCGGAGAACCTGA
- a CDS encoding arsenate reductase ArsC: protein MPDRSLSGKPSVLFVCVHNAGRSQMAAAYLTHLAGDEVEVRSAGSAPADQINPAVVEAMAEEDIDISAEIPKVLTTDAVQASDVVITMGCGDTCPVFPGKRYLDWALDDPAGQGVDAVRPIRDEIRKRVENLVSELRPQE from the coding sequence ATGCCTGATCGGTCTCTCTCCGGCAAGCCCAGCGTGCTGTTCGTCTGCGTTCACAACGCCGGACGCTCCCAGATGGCCGCCGCCTACCTCACCCATCTGGCCGGCGATGAGGTCGAGGTCCGCTCGGCGGGGTCGGCGCCGGCCGACCAGATCAATCCCGCGGTGGTGGAGGCGATGGCTGAGGAGGACATCGACATCTCCGCCGAGATCCCCAAGGTGCTGACCACGGACGCCGTCCAGGCATCCGACGTGGTCATCACCATGGGATGCGGCGACACCTGCCCGGTCTTCCCTGGCAAGCGCTACCTGGACTGGGCCCTCGACGACCCCGCCGGGCAGGGGGTCGACGCCGTGCGGCCGATCCGCGACGAGATCCGCAAGCGCGTCGAGAACCTTGTCAGCGAGTTGCGGCCGCAGGAGTGA
- a CDS encoding ArsO family NAD(P)H-dependent flavin-containing monooxygenase, whose translation MSADVLDVAVIGGGQAGSAAGFYLRRSGVEFAIFDAQDEPGGAWPHMWASLRLFSPARYSSLPGRPMPPWNRGYPPAAHVVDYLTAYEKRYELPIHRPVRIEAVHRDGDLLRLDSATASWRARHVISATGTWWSPYLPYYPGRGDYQGRQLHTVQYHTPEDFHGQRVVVVGGGNSAAQITADLASQATTIWTTPRPPRFLPDDLDGRALFELASRRLRRLRDGHADSGGIGGLGDIVAVPAVRDARDRGLLHAQPMFDRLTATGIAWRDGRTEDCDAIIWCTGFRPALSHLTPLGLRDGTGHIPTGGGTRALAEPRLHLLGYGDWTGPGSATLVGAGRTARDAVRDITSQLAPE comes from the coding sequence ATGAGCGCCGATGTTCTGGACGTGGCCGTCATCGGCGGCGGCCAGGCGGGCTCGGCGGCCGGCTTCTATCTGCGCCGCAGCGGCGTGGAGTTCGCCATCTTCGACGCGCAGGACGAGCCGGGCGGGGCCTGGCCGCACATGTGGGCGTCCCTAAGGCTGTTCTCACCCGCCCGCTACAGCTCCCTCCCGGGCCGGCCGATGCCGCCATGGAACCGCGGCTACCCACCAGCCGCGCACGTCGTCGACTACCTGACCGCCTATGAGAAACGCTACGAACTGCCGATACACCGGCCGGTGCGCATTGAGGCCGTACACCGCGACGGCGACCTGCTCCGCCTGGACAGCGCGACCGCGTCCTGGCGGGCCCGCCATGTCATCAGCGCGACGGGCACCTGGTGGAGCCCCTACCTGCCCTACTATCCCGGACGCGGCGACTACCAAGGCCGCCAACTCCACACCGTGCAGTACCACACGCCCGAGGACTTCCACGGGCAGCGGGTCGTCGTAGTGGGCGGAGGCAACTCCGCCGCCCAGATCACGGCAGACCTGGCCTCGCAGGCGACGACGATCTGGACGACCCCGCGTCCGCCGCGCTTCCTGCCCGACGACCTCGACGGGCGCGCCCTGTTCGAGCTGGCCAGCCGCCGTCTCCGCCGGCTCCGCGACGGGCACGCCGACTCCGGCGGCATCGGCGGGCTGGGCGATATCGTCGCCGTGCCCGCCGTCCGGGACGCCCGGGACCGAGGCCTCCTGCACGCACAGCCGATGTTCGACCGCCTCACCGCCACCGGCATAGCCTGGCGCGACGGCAGGACCGAGGACTGCGACGCGATCATCTGGTGCACCGGATTCCGGCCGGCACTGAGCCACCTCACGCCGCTCGGCCTGCGGGACGGGACGGGACACATACCGACCGGCGGCGGAACCCGGGCACTGGCCGAACCCCGGCTGCACCTGCTCGGCTACGGCGACTGGACCGGCCCCGGATCGGCCACCCTGGTCGGCGCAGGCAGAACCGCCCGAGACGCCGTCCGCGACATCACTTCCCAACTCGCCCCCGAATAG
- a CDS encoding ArsR/SmtB family transcription factor, whose product MEDETPECCPPVLEPGVAQTLPARAGKPPLAERPLLDQLQASQLVVLFKVLGNDTRLRLLHALHRDGEVPVGELAEQVGMRPQAISNQLQRLTDRGMVAARRDGNRIFYSIADPCIPAVLDLALCLTEETAVAGDDPT is encoded by the coding sequence GTGGAGGACGAGACACCCGAGTGCTGCCCCCCGGTTCTGGAACCGGGAGTGGCGCAGACCCTGCCGGCGCGGGCAGGCAAGCCGCCGCTGGCCGAACGGCCGTTGCTCGACCAACTGCAGGCGTCGCAACTCGTGGTGTTGTTCAAGGTGCTGGGCAACGACACCCGCCTGAGATTGCTGCACGCGCTCCATCGCGACGGCGAGGTGCCGGTGGGGGAACTGGCCGAGCAGGTGGGGATGCGGCCGCAGGCGATCTCCAATCAACTGCAGCGACTGACCGACCGGGGCATGGTGGCGGCTCGCCGGGACGGCAACCGGATCTTCTATTCGATCGCCGACCCCTGCATCCCCGCCGTGCTGGACCTGGCCTTGTGCCTGACCGAGGAGACGGCGGTGGCCGGTGATGACCCGACATGA
- a CDS encoding flavin-containing monooxygenase has translation MLTTAPLVVIGGGQAGLATAHIARSLGLAPIVLEAAKRPAGSWPHYYDSLTLFSPARRSALPGTVFPGDPDGYPARDEVVAYLTDYAARLDADIRTGHRVTEVMAAQDGSRGGFEVVTAGGEVLAAPVLIAATGGFSRPHRPDLPGLDGFPGMVLHSSDYRRPDAFAGRRVVVVGGGNSAVQIAIELAGVADVTLATRHPLRFMAQRLLGIDMHIWLQRTGLDTAGWARPLLTGGKGTPVMDIGTYRDAIATGNPDRRPMFTRLEGDQVVWSDGTREHVDVVLLATGYRPGVDYLAGLGALDEDGQPHHRGGVSLTHPGLGYVGLEWQRSFASVTLRGVAADARHVLTRLRKQIRTTDRALTSSR, from the coding sequence ATGCTCACCACCGCACCGCTGGTCGTCATCGGCGGCGGGCAGGCCGGTCTGGCCACCGCCCACATCGCTCGCTCGCTCGGCTTGGCGCCCATCGTCCTGGAGGCGGCCAAGCGGCCGGCCGGGTCCTGGCCGCACTACTACGACAGCCTCACCCTGTTCTCCCCAGCCCGCCGCAGCGCTCTGCCTGGGACGGTGTTCCCGGGTGATCCGGACGGCTACCCCGCGCGGGACGAGGTCGTGGCCTACCTGACCGACTACGCCGCCCGTCTGGACGCCGACATCCGCACCGGTCACCGGGTCACAGAGGTCATGGCCGCGCAGGACGGATCGCGAGGCGGATTCGAGGTGGTCACGGCGGGCGGCGAGGTCCTCGCCGCACCGGTGTTGATCGCCGCGACGGGCGGGTTCAGCCGCCCCCACCGCCCGGACCTGCCGGGGCTGGACGGTTTTCCCGGTATGGTGCTGCATTCCTCCGACTACCGGCGCCCGGACGCGTTCGCGGGCCGGCGCGTGGTGGTCGTGGGCGGGGGGAACTCGGCGGTGCAGATCGCGATCGAGCTCGCCGGGGTCGCCGACGTCACGCTGGCGACCCGGCATCCCCTGCGCTTCATGGCGCAGCGCCTTCTGGGCATCGACATGCACATCTGGTTGCAGCGCACCGGGCTGGACACCGCGGGCTGGGCGCGCCCGCTGCTGACCGGCGGCAAGGGCACGCCGGTGATGGACATCGGCACTTATCGGGACGCCATCGCCACCGGCAACCCCGACCGCCGTCCGATGTTCACCCGCCTGGAGGGAGACCAGGTCGTGTGGAGCGACGGCACGCGCGAACACGTCGACGTGGTGTTGCTGGCCACCGGGTACCGGCCGGGAGTGGACTACCTCGCCGGGTTGGGCGCGCTGGACGAGGACGGGCAGCCGCACCACCGCGGCGGTGTCTCGCTCACCCATCCAGGACTCGGGTATGTGGGGCTGGAATGGCAGCGCTCGTTCGCCTCGGTCACCCTGCGCGGGGTCGCCGCCGATGCCCGCCATGTCCTCACCCGGCTGCGCAAGCAGATACGCACCACCGACCGTGCGTTGACGTCGTCCAGATGA
- a CDS encoding FAD-dependent oxidoreductase: MNDETGRPEPAASRNASTGASSCCGVSACCTDAEQSVNPDVTVQQAKTDAGCGCVEAGTPDGLPVVVIGAGPVGLAAAAHLAERDQDFLVLEAGGEVGAAISEWGHVRLFSPWRYDTDAAARRLLEPTGWRLPDPEALPTGAELVRDYLAPLARVPALADRIRTGTRVAAVTRQGVDVTRTVGREERPLLVRAVGLDGAVDDVAARAVIDASGTWGRGNPLGHSGLPAPGEDQAAAHITGPLPDVLGRDRARFAGRHTLVVGMGHSAANTLLALAGLAKNEQGTRITWAVRGASVARLYGGGDADGLPARGALGTRLKAAVDNGEIDLVRDFTITGLAMRDDRASAGAVQVTGQTSDGSRVLPADIVVAATGFRPDLDMLREVRVDLDPATEAPAKLAPMIDPNFHSCGTVPPHGERDLAHPEPGFYLAGMKSYGRAPTFLMATGYEQVRSIVAALAGDREAADSVQLDLPETGVCSTSLVTEDLLPGAADQDGGCGTSCSTEATPAPAAQSGSVGGSCCGPAAPEPVSIGVGAPAGLGFATGRVHGYSGESGHGDA; encoded by the coding sequence GTGAACGACGAGACCGGACGACCCGAGCCCGCCGCGTCCCGGAACGCCTCCACCGGTGCGAGCAGCTGCTGTGGTGTCAGCGCCTGCTGTACCGACGCAGAGCAGAGCGTGAACCCGGACGTCACCGTCCAGCAGGCCAAGACCGACGCCGGCTGCGGCTGCGTCGAGGCCGGGACGCCGGACGGCCTTCCGGTCGTGGTGATCGGTGCGGGACCGGTCGGGCTGGCCGCCGCCGCCCATCTGGCCGAACGCGACCAGGACTTCCTCGTCCTGGAGGCCGGGGGAGAAGTGGGCGCGGCGATCTCGGAGTGGGGGCACGTCCGGCTGTTCTCGCCCTGGCGGTACGACACCGACGCCGCCGCCCGACGGCTGCTGGAGCCCACCGGGTGGCGTCTGCCCGACCCCGAGGCGCTGCCGACCGGCGCCGAACTCGTCCGCGACTACCTGGCTCCGCTCGCGCGGGTGCCCGCGCTGGCCGACCGGATCCGCACCGGCACCCGTGTGGCGGCGGTGACCCGGCAGGGAGTGGACGTGACCCGCACGGTCGGGCGTGAGGAGCGTCCGCTGCTGGTCCGCGCGGTCGGCCTGGACGGCGCGGTGGACGACGTCGCCGCCCGCGCGGTCATCGACGCGTCCGGCACCTGGGGCCGCGGCAACCCGCTCGGCCACTCCGGCCTTCCCGCCCCCGGCGAGGACCAGGCCGCCGCCCACATCACTGGCCCGCTGCCGGACGTGCTGGGCCGCGACCGCGCCCGCTTCGCAGGCCGCCACACCCTGGTGGTCGGGATGGGGCACTCGGCCGCCAACACCCTGCTCGCCCTGGCGGGACTCGCCAAGAACGAACAGGGCACCCGCATCACCTGGGCGGTGCGCGGCGCATCGGTGGCCCGGCTCTACGGCGGCGGCGACGCCGACGGCCTCCCCGCCCGCGGCGCGCTCGGCACCCGCCTGAAGGCGGCCGTGGACAATGGTGAGATCGACCTGGTCCGCGACTTCACCATCACCGGCCTGGCGATGCGGGATGATCGAGCTTCCGCTGGAGCGGTGCAGGTCACCGGCCAGACCTCGGACGGCTCTCGCGTCCTGCCGGCCGACATCGTGGTCGCCGCCACCGGATTCCGGCCCGACCTCGACATGCTGCGCGAGGTGAGGGTCGACCTCGACCCCGCCACCGAGGCCCCGGCCAAGCTCGCTCCGATGATCGACCCCAACTTCCACAGCTGCGGTACCGTCCCGCCGCACGGCGAACGCGACCTCGCCCACCCCGAGCCCGGCTTCTACCTGGCCGGGATGAAGAGCTACGGACGCGCACCCACGTTCCTCATGGCCACCGGCTACGAGCAGGTCCGCTCCATCGTCGCCGCGCTCGCCGGCGACCGCGAAGCCGCCGACTCCGTCCAGCTCGACCTTCCCGAGACCGGTGTCTGCTCCACCAGCCTGGTCACCGAAGACCTGCTGCCTGGCGCCGCCGACCAGGACGGCGGCTGCGGGACGTCGTGCTCCACCGAGGCGACGCCCGCCCCTGCCGCCCAGTCGGGATCCGTCGGCGGCTCGTGCTGCGGGCCCGCGGCTCCCGAACCGGTCAGCATCGGCGTCGGCGCACCCGCCGGCCTGGGGTTCGCGACCGGGCGCGTGCACGGCTACTCCGGCGAGTCCGGACATGGCGACGCCTGA
- a CDS encoding MFS transporter, translating into MSRGIPAPVPSADTSADGTGVSRVPLLALCVTEITSWGVLYYAFPVLSQAVTRDTGWSTAAITAAFSASLVMAALGGIPVGRALDRHGPRVLMTGGSVLAVVAVLAVAAAPNLWTFTAAWLLAGVAMSAVLYQPAFAALTRYYAPHHLGALTTLTLVAGLASTVFAPLTDALSSHLSWRGVYLVLVAVLAVVTVPLHLLALRRPWPPPPETAPDRPRRPHGRTRASVSGTVRSRPFLLLATALTLSAFAMYAVVINLIPLLTSRGATSATAAWALGLGGIGQVTGRLGYRVLVRRTSVRARTVWILALSAATTAALAAIPGPVALLIAIAFLAGTTRGIATLLQATAVSDRWGTASYGALSGILAAPITTATAVSPFAGAALAAGLGGYPRMFLVLTFAAVLAAALAAGTAPARTTTRHRSAALPTRPAARLAPHKRRSET; encoded by the coding sequence ATGAGCCGTGGCATTCCCGCTCCGGTGCCGTCGGCGGACACCTCCGCCGACGGCACCGGCGTGTCCCGCGTCCCGCTGCTCGCCCTCTGCGTCACCGAGATCACCAGCTGGGGCGTGCTCTACTACGCCTTCCCCGTCCTGTCGCAGGCCGTCACCCGTGACACCGGCTGGTCCACCGCGGCCATCACGGCCGCTTTCTCCGCCTCGCTGGTCATGGCCGCGCTGGGCGGCATCCCGGTCGGCCGCGCGCTGGACCGGCACGGCCCCCGCGTCCTGATGACCGGCGGCTCGGTGCTCGCCGTGGTCGCCGTCCTGGCCGTGGCCGCCGCACCGAACCTGTGGACGTTCACCGCGGCCTGGCTGCTGGCCGGCGTCGCGATGTCCGCCGTGCTGTACCAGCCCGCCTTCGCCGCGCTCACCCGCTACTACGCGCCGCACCACCTCGGCGCCCTGACCACACTCACGCTAGTCGCGGGCCTGGCCAGCACCGTCTTCGCACCACTCACGGACGCGCTGTCGTCCCACCTCTCATGGCGCGGCGTCTACCTCGTGCTGGTGGCGGTACTGGCCGTGGTGACCGTCCCGCTGCACCTACTGGCCCTGCGGCGCCCCTGGCCCCCGCCACCCGAAACCGCGCCGGACAGGCCCCGCCGCCCGCACGGCCGCACCCGGGCGAGCGTGTCCGGCACCGTGCGCAGCAGGCCGTTCCTGCTGCTTGCCACCGCGCTCACCTTGTCGGCGTTCGCGATGTACGCGGTGGTGATCAACCTCATCCCACTGCTCACCTCCCGCGGCGCCACCAGCGCCACCGCCGCCTGGGCACTCGGGCTCGGCGGGATCGGCCAGGTCACCGGACGCCTCGGCTACCGCGTGCTGGTCCGCCGTACCAGCGTCCGTGCCCGGACCGTCTGGATCCTCGCGCTGTCGGCCGCCACCACCGCGGCCCTCGCCGCCATCCCCGGCCCCGTAGCGCTGCTCATCGCCATCGCCTTCCTGGCGGGGACGACCCGCGGGATCGCCACCCTCCTCCAGGCGACCGCCGTCTCCGACCGCTGGGGCACGGCGTCCTACGGCGCCCTGTCCGGAATCCTCGCCGCTCCCATCACCACGGCCACCGCCGTGTCGCCCTTCGCCGGAGCCGCCCTGGCCGCCGGACTCGGCGGATACCCCCGCATGTTCCTGGTGCTGACCTTCGCCGCCGTCCTGGCCGCGGCACTCGCCGCCGGCACCGCCCCGGCCCGCACCACCACACGCCACCGATCGGCCGCACTGCCGACAAGGCCGGCTGCGCGCCTGGCGCCGCACAAGAGGAGGAGTGAGACATGA
- a CDS encoding dihydrofolate reductase family protein, whose translation MARLVVCNIMSLDGFYADNDGNPLVLEMDAAFDAYNLERLRAAEALLLGADSYRMFMGFWPAQAGNPEASTVNQEFGGIYGRIKVNVISDSLTGDDIAPWSEQTTVIGRGEAESRVKELKQQTEGDLVTFGSRITWNALLQAGLVDELHLVVGPAALGAGTPLFTGASGRLGLAEVRRLDGSDSVVLRYEASVA comes from the coding sequence ATGGCCAGGCTGGTGGTCTGCAACATCATGTCTCTCGACGGCTTTTACGCCGACAACGACGGCAACCCGCTCGTACTGGAGATGGACGCCGCGTTCGACGCCTACAACCTGGAACGTCTGCGGGCGGCCGAGGCCCTACTGCTCGGCGCCGACTCGTACCGGATGTTCATGGGGTTCTGGCCCGCCCAGGCGGGCAACCCCGAGGCCTCGACGGTGAACCAGGAGTTCGGCGGAATCTACGGGCGAATCAAGGTGAACGTGATCTCCGATTCTCTCACGGGTGACGACATCGCCCCCTGGTCGGAGCAGACCACGGTGATCGGGCGTGGAGAGGCGGAGTCCCGGGTCAAGGAGCTCAAGCAGCAGACCGAAGGCGACCTGGTGACCTTCGGCAGCCGGATCACCTGGAACGCGCTCCTGCAGGCAGGCTTGGTAGACGAACTGCACCTGGTCGTCGGCCCCGCGGCGCTGGGCGCGGGCACGCCCCTCTTCACCGGCGCGTCGGGCCGGTTGGGCCTCGCGGAAGTCCGCAGGCTCGACGGCTCCGACAGTGTCGTGCTGCGGTACGAGGCGTCCGTCGCCTGA
- a CDS encoding ArsR/SmtB family transcription factor: protein MSKSLELEDVTDPVCCAPLSNPALSEAEATELARVFKALSDPVRLRLLNLIASGEDGEACVCDLTGPFDLTAPTISHHLKVLRQAGLIEGERRGTWVYYRVVPERLTRLSGLFALPTLAPA from the coding sequence ATGTCTAAGTCGCTGGAGCTCGAGGACGTGACCGACCCCGTCTGCTGTGCGCCGCTGAGCAATCCGGCATTGAGCGAGGCGGAAGCGACCGAACTGGCCAGAGTGTTCAAGGCGCTGTCCGACCCGGTGCGGTTGCGCCTGCTGAACCTGATCGCGTCGGGCGAGGACGGCGAGGCGTGCGTGTGCGATCTGACCGGCCCGTTCGACCTCACCGCGCCGACCATCTCCCACCACCTGAAGGTGCTGCGCCAGGCCGGACTCATCGAAGGTGAACGTCGCGGCACGTGGGTGTACTACCGGGTGGTGCCGGAAAGACTGACCCGCCTGTCAGGCCTGTTCGCCCTGCCCACCCTGGCACCGGCCTGA
- a CDS encoding DUF2306 domain-containing protein, translated as MIVPGVGHLLMENGPKRPGRHPRSGRVHLGALVVVAVTASGIAAARPRTSYLLILGALAVAAAGVGLSARRMRWHGWRHHIAAMAISYITLLTAFYVDDGPRLPLWKPLPPITFWFLPAGVGLPLLLRALHRFPSSSRPDSTFREETAP; from the coding sequence GTGATCGTGCCGGGCGTCGGCCATCTGCTGATGGAGAACGGCCCGAAGAGACCGGGCCGGCACCCGCGCAGCGGGCGGGTCCACCTCGGTGCCCTGGTCGTCGTCGCGGTCACCGCGTCCGGCATCGCCGCCGCCCGGCCCCGCACCTCCTACCTGCTGATCCTTGGAGCCTTGGCGGTCGCCGCCGCAGGCGTTGGACTCTCGGCCCGCCGGATGCGGTGGCACGGATGGCGCCACCACATCGCCGCCATGGCGATCTCCTACATCACCTTGCTGACCGCCTTCTACGTCGACGACGGTCCCCGGCTCCCGCTCTGGAAGCCGCTACCTCCGATCACCTTCTGGTTCCTCCCCGCGGGGGTCGGGCTGCCGCTGCTGCTACGGGCGCTCCACCGCTTCCCCTCATCGTCCAGACCGGATTCCACCTTCCGTGAGGAGACCGCCCCATGA